One part of the Sebastes fasciatus isolate fSebFas1 chromosome 8, fSebFas1.pri, whole genome shotgun sequence genome encodes these proteins:
- the plekhn1 gene encoding uncharacterized protein plekhn1 isoform X1 yields MGSSMSCVPQHNFRYSSKSFLRRNSSRLFRRKNPQEGQEKSNSIINILCTVTNGKEMSHKDLQTIDKIKWDPPFPYDPASGWKKSSINVKNYGRMIHSSKVRFRFVHCQEIHDCYLDLFQTHLHFVSNNTTGLTYQGTLPLKELTICNLQQNCNHSQPQEFAFQINGVSLNPIIVYCANQEEMDLWFGLLKDNIEANGGTPIAPETYTRVKVNQDKTSEGREELRNSINREPIYEWEGSQRDSLGTISYVTKVRLQHLPCQEQSDRLLVMYPSSLIILSEENDGLFYKGKLPLNMITVTTPCQDVKPNTFMIEGKLINPIVVSCLDRAEFCDWIQHFKSADVPVLSPPPPVYDIIYTPTHREAPQFDRWSGNSHGRSESLKFSQSQSGCGSLNLQLPIHEDNPLSPGYAEPLCYSSSRPSSTETARLGSRTNSVSSHTRPERDLRPLSQRYSSPQRGSYLQPSDGSLRSQVYSTPYSALHRVSPQRLEKAPLVKSNSWSTPQTSLNYSLNVPQRHSDMCAPRQPLSPLYDEPCSPEVYSLNQARPAQQSWQEPIQHHHHQHHQHHQQQGPQVLPSSFQLRTPPMGRRCRRSLVLTTPQGQTLCLDVDSPQSQAEQRAEAVSRLKLLPAPGQVQEQILLPSSSARNASQMPYGYSPDRHSYLEPTEPDDQEMDYDNIWEYDRDTGMIQPTSGISKHWTGLDFGARGLGAMATQQRWS; encoded by the exons ATGGGGAGCAGCATGTCTTGTGTCCCCCAGCACAACTTCAGATACTCCAGCAAGAGTTTCCTACGCAGAAACAG cAGTCGCCTGTTTCGCAGAAAGAATCCCCAAGAGGGACAGGAGAAGTCCAACAGCATCATCAACATCTTGTGCACCGTCACCAATGGGAAG GAAATGTCCCATAAAGATCTGCAAACAATAGACAAAATAAAATGGGATCCCCCATTCCCTTACGACCCGGCCAGCGGCTGGAAGAAGAGCAGCATCAACGTGAAGAATTACGGACGGATGATTCACAGCTCCAAAGTTCGTTTCCGCTTCGTCCACTGCCAG GAGATACATGATTGCTACCTGGACCTCTTCCAGACACACCTCCATTTTGTCTCCAACAACACAACCGGACTGACATACCag gGAACTCTTCCGTTGAAAGAACTCACCATCTGCAACCTGCAACAGAACTGCAACCACAGCCAACCCCAGGAATTCGCCTTTCAAATAAATG GTGTCAGCCTCAACCCCATCATCGTCTACTGTGCCAACCAAGAAGAAATGGACCTATGGTTCGGCCTGCTCAAGGACAACATTGAGGCCAATGGCGGCACTCCTATTGCACCCGAAACCTACACCAGAGTGAAA GTGAACCAGGACAAGACTTCTGAGGgcagagaggagctgaggaACTCCATCAACAGAGAGCCTATCTACGAGTGGGAGGGCTCTCAGCGGGACAGCCTGGGCACCATCTCCTACGTCACCAAAGTCCGACTGCAGCACCTGCCCTGCCAG GAACAGAGCGACAGACTGCTGGTGATGTACCCGTCATCGCTGATCATCCTATCAGAGGAGAACGATGGGCTCTTCTACAAG GGGAAACTTCCACTCAACATGATTACCGTGACCACTCCCTGCCAAGACGTCAAACCCAACACGTTTATGATCGAAG gAAAGCTGATCAACCCCATAGTGGTGTCGTGTCTGGATAGGGCCGAGTTCTGCGACTGGATCCAGCATTTCAAAAGTGCTGACGTGCCCGTCCTCAGCCCCCCGCCCCCCGTGTATGACATCATCTACACCCCGACGCACAGAGAG GCTCCACAGTTCGACAGGTGGAGTGGAAACAGCCACGGACGCTCCGAGTCTCTGAAGTTCAGCCAGTCACAGAGTGGATGTGGGTCCCTCAACCTTCAGCTACCTATTCACGAAGATAACCCTCTCTCCCCGGGATACGCCGAACCCCTCTGT TACAGTTCCAGTCGTCCCTCCTCGACCGAGACCGCCCGCCTGGGCAGCCGGACCAACAGCGTGTCTTCCCACACCAGGCCCGAGCGCGACCTACGACCTTTGTCCCAGCGCTACTCCTCCCCCCAGCGCGGCTCCTACCTCCAGCCCTCCGACGGCTCGCTGCGCTCTCAGGTCTACAGCACGCCCTACTCGGCCCTGCATCGGGTCAGCCCGCAGCGGCTGGAGAAAGCCCCGCTCGTCAAG TCCAACAGCTGGAGCACCCCTCAGACATCCCTGAACTACTCCCTGAACGTCCCTCAGCGCCACTCGGACATGTGCGCCCCCCGACAGCCCTTGTCGCCCCTGTACGATGAGCCCTGCAGCCCCGAAGTCTACTCCCTGAACCAGGCCAGGCCAGCG CAGCAAAGCTGGCAAGAGCCAAttcagcaccaccaccaccaacaccatcaacaccatcagcaGCAGGGCCCCCAGGTCCTACCCTCCTCCTTCCAGCTCCGCACCCCTCCCATGGGCAGGCGCTGCAGGAGAAGCCTGGTCCTGACCACCCCCCAGGGACAGACTCTGTGCCTGGATGTGGACTCGCCTCAGAGCCAAGCAGAGCAGAGAGCCGAGGCCGTGTCCAGGCTAAAGCTGCTGCCCGCGCCCGGCCAAGTGCAAGAGCAG ATTCTCCTCCCGTCGAGCTCCGCGAGGAACGCCTCTCAGATGCCTTACGGTTACTCACCAG ATCGCCACTCATACCTTGAACCCACAGAGCCAGATGACCAGGAAATGGACTATGACAACATTTGGGAGTATGACCGCGATACGGGCATGATTCAGCCAACGTCTGGAATTTCGAAACACTGGACGGGATTAGACTTCGGGGCCAGGGGCCTCGGTGCCATGGCGACCCAGCAGAGATggtcataa
- the plekhn1 gene encoding uncharacterized protein plekhn1 isoform X2: MGSSMSCVPQHNFRYSSKSFLRRNSSRLFRRKNPQEGQEKSNSIINILCTVTNGKEMSHKDLQTIDKIKWDPPFPYDPASGWKKSSINVKNYGRMIHSSKVRFRFVHCQEIHDCYLDLFQTHLHFVSNNTTGLTYQGTLPLKELTICNLQQNCNHSQPQEFAFQINGVSLNPIIVYCANQEEMDLWFGLLKDNIEANGGTPIAPETYTRVKVNQDKTSEGREELRNSINREPIYEWEGSQRDSLGTISYVTKVRLQHLPCQEQSDRLLVMYPSSLIILSEENDGLFYKGKLPLNMITVTTPCQDVKPNTFMIEGKLINPIVVSCLDRAEFCDWIQHFKSADVPVLSPPPPVYDIIYTPTHREAPQFDRWSGNSHGRSESLKFSQSQSGCGSLNLQLPIHEDNPLSPGYAEPLCYSSSRPSSTETARLGSRTNSVSSHTRPERDLRPLSQRYSSPQRGSYLQPSDGSLRSQVYSTPYSALHRVSPQRLEKAPLVKSNSWSTPQTSLNYSLNVPQRHSDMCAPRQPLSPLYDEPCSPEVYSLNQARPAQSWQEPIQHHHHQHHQHHQQQGPQVLPSSFQLRTPPMGRRCRRSLVLTTPQGQTLCLDVDSPQSQAEQRAEAVSRLKLLPAPGQVQEQILLPSSSARNASQMPYGYSPDRHSYLEPTEPDDQEMDYDNIWEYDRDTGMIQPTSGISKHWTGLDFGARGLGAMATQQRWS, encoded by the exons ATGGGGAGCAGCATGTCTTGTGTCCCCCAGCACAACTTCAGATACTCCAGCAAGAGTTTCCTACGCAGAAACAG cAGTCGCCTGTTTCGCAGAAAGAATCCCCAAGAGGGACAGGAGAAGTCCAACAGCATCATCAACATCTTGTGCACCGTCACCAATGGGAAG GAAATGTCCCATAAAGATCTGCAAACAATAGACAAAATAAAATGGGATCCCCCATTCCCTTACGACCCGGCCAGCGGCTGGAAGAAGAGCAGCATCAACGTGAAGAATTACGGACGGATGATTCACAGCTCCAAAGTTCGTTTCCGCTTCGTCCACTGCCAG GAGATACATGATTGCTACCTGGACCTCTTCCAGACACACCTCCATTTTGTCTCCAACAACACAACCGGACTGACATACCag gGAACTCTTCCGTTGAAAGAACTCACCATCTGCAACCTGCAACAGAACTGCAACCACAGCCAACCCCAGGAATTCGCCTTTCAAATAAATG GTGTCAGCCTCAACCCCATCATCGTCTACTGTGCCAACCAAGAAGAAATGGACCTATGGTTCGGCCTGCTCAAGGACAACATTGAGGCCAATGGCGGCACTCCTATTGCACCCGAAACCTACACCAGAGTGAAA GTGAACCAGGACAAGACTTCTGAGGgcagagaggagctgaggaACTCCATCAACAGAGAGCCTATCTACGAGTGGGAGGGCTCTCAGCGGGACAGCCTGGGCACCATCTCCTACGTCACCAAAGTCCGACTGCAGCACCTGCCCTGCCAG GAACAGAGCGACAGACTGCTGGTGATGTACCCGTCATCGCTGATCATCCTATCAGAGGAGAACGATGGGCTCTTCTACAAG GGGAAACTTCCACTCAACATGATTACCGTGACCACTCCCTGCCAAGACGTCAAACCCAACACGTTTATGATCGAAG gAAAGCTGATCAACCCCATAGTGGTGTCGTGTCTGGATAGGGCCGAGTTCTGCGACTGGATCCAGCATTTCAAAAGTGCTGACGTGCCCGTCCTCAGCCCCCCGCCCCCCGTGTATGACATCATCTACACCCCGACGCACAGAGAG GCTCCACAGTTCGACAGGTGGAGTGGAAACAGCCACGGACGCTCCGAGTCTCTGAAGTTCAGCCAGTCACAGAGTGGATGTGGGTCCCTCAACCTTCAGCTACCTATTCACGAAGATAACCCTCTCTCCCCGGGATACGCCGAACCCCTCTGT TACAGTTCCAGTCGTCCCTCCTCGACCGAGACCGCCCGCCTGGGCAGCCGGACCAACAGCGTGTCTTCCCACACCAGGCCCGAGCGCGACCTACGACCTTTGTCCCAGCGCTACTCCTCCCCCCAGCGCGGCTCCTACCTCCAGCCCTCCGACGGCTCGCTGCGCTCTCAGGTCTACAGCACGCCCTACTCGGCCCTGCATCGGGTCAGCCCGCAGCGGCTGGAGAAAGCCCCGCTCGTCAAG TCCAACAGCTGGAGCACCCCTCAGACATCCCTGAACTACTCCCTGAACGTCCCTCAGCGCCACTCGGACATGTGCGCCCCCCGACAGCCCTTGTCGCCCCTGTACGATGAGCCCTGCAGCCCCGAAGTCTACTCCCTGAACCAGGCCAGGCCAGCG CAAAGCTGGCAAGAGCCAAttcagcaccaccaccaccaacaccatcaacaccatcagcaGCAGGGCCCCCAGGTCCTACCCTCCTCCTTCCAGCTCCGCACCCCTCCCATGGGCAGGCGCTGCAGGAGAAGCCTGGTCCTGACCACCCCCCAGGGACAGACTCTGTGCCTGGATGTGGACTCGCCTCAGAGCCAAGCAGAGCAGAGAGCCGAGGCCGTGTCCAGGCTAAAGCTGCTGCCCGCGCCCGGCCAAGTGCAAGAGCAG ATTCTCCTCCCGTCGAGCTCCGCGAGGAACGCCTCTCAGATGCCTTACGGTTACTCACCAG ATCGCCACTCATACCTTGAACCCACAGAGCCAGATGACCAGGAAATGGACTATGACAACATTTGGGAGTATGACCGCGATACGGGCATGATTCAGCCAACGTCTGGAATTTCGAAACACTGGACGGGATTAGACTTCGGGGCCAGGGGCCTCGGTGCCATGGCGACCCAGCAGAGATggtcataa
- the noc2l gene encoding nucleolar complex protein 2 homolog isoform X3 has product MQLQSRLPVVLASCCVWKHSDQLSSHDIAAVRLYCTLLVKMEDFEYSVEICDRDWDCFFAECEECNLLPPSLAGVDDSGMSDIDDMGSILAARVQKVNPTAGFSEADRPIDGPPDCEGSPVEHYLSKHAVGGMESVLSGSEEDIHLQSVNIFFEKLKNLTEAERPAEPSQARDGKKRGREAIWENERCGDGQQASSTSLPKNIPKLNSQPASGETAVGNETAEPVDTISNINTVKKDVPGSNISPEPAASKLALKTNKSACPETRSFIREEACTETRVNEAARLNQSHDFVCSETATPHTDRAITVEMCAPLDDKREDSSTRTLSKKCSANSSSNQETVTHVKREEDPDVLQSDATRTNKPASQQSSPSASVKRKRRKKRRLSVEPAESAHGSERQVLVKQSDSEDEQRAWRVEFDTESFFYPLIAADHPTKDELVPIFSCSRSASRNLQYPEAYDHFFPSSSSSDESSDEEDGCGPVRVVTRFSHTSSASQISTDIYDNFFTDSDLRQNFFWKPTLSFRNMGLSRSTVKKQTLSNPLPVRKSGRSPGMTVHPIIALRNQDVRFPDPLLGLQPHRYEDLQMAVSNPRLDASLLPLRQSDMCLVCIAFASWVLKTANPQVGDTWKAVLLANVSALSAIRYLRKYVKMEAAASEKKLNYTASSDS; this is encoded by the exons ATGCAGCTCCAGTCTCGTCTGCCGGTCGTTCTGGCCTCCTGCTGCGTCTGGAAACATTCAGATCAACTGTCGTCCCATGACATCGCAGCAGTGAG gttATATTGCACCCTCTTAGTCAAAATGGAGGACTTTGAATACAGCGTGGAGATCTGTGACCGTGACTGGGATTGCTTCTTTGCAGAGTGCGAAGAGTGCAACCTGCTTCCTCCTTCATTAGCAGGTGTGGATGACTCGGGGATGAGTGACATCGATGATATGGGGTCCATTCTTGCTGCGAGGGTTCAGAAAGTCAACCCAACGGCGGGCTTTTCAGAGGCCGACCGCCCCATCGACGGCCCCCCGGACTGCGAGGGCTCTCCTGTGGAGCATTACCTCAGCAAACACGCCGTCGGCGGAATGGAGAGCGTGCTCTCGGGCAGCGAGGAGGACATACACCTGCAGTCTGTCAATATATTCTTTGAAAAGCTGAAAAATCTCACAGAGGCTGAGAGGCCTGCTGAGCCGAGCCAAGCGAGagatgggaaaaaaagaggaagagaggcaaTATGGGAGAATGAGCGGTGTGGTGATGGGCAGCAAGCCAGCAGCACTTCTTTGCCAAAAAACATCCCCAAGTTAAACTCTCAGCCTGCCAGCGGTGAAACAGCAGTTGGCAACGAGACCGCGGAGCCTGTCGACACCATCAGCAACATAAACACAGTGAAAAAAGACGTGCCTGGTTCCAACATTTCCCCTGAACCTGCAGCCAGTAAGTTAGCGCTCAAGACCAACAAATCAGCATGCCCTGAGACGAGGTCATTCATCAGAGAGGAAGCCTGCACAGAAACCAGAGTAAATGAGGCAGCGCGGCTGAATCAGTCTCATGATTTTGTCTGCTCAGAAACAGCAACACCTCACACTGACAGGGCGATAACGGTGGAAATGTGCGCACCTCTGGATGATAAGCGGGAAGATTCGTCAACACGAACTCTCAGTAAAAAGTGTAGTGCCAATTCATCAAGTAATCAAGAAACGGTGACGCACGTTAAAAGGGAGGAAGACCCTGACGTTTTACAGTCAGACGCAACACGCACAAACAAACCCGCGAGCCAACAATCGTCTCCGTCTGCCTCTGtcaaaagaaagagaaggaaaaagaggCGACTCAGTGTGGAGCCAGCTGAGAGTGCGCACGGATCTGAGAGGCAGGTTTTAGTCAAGCAGAGTGACTCAGAGGACGAACAGCGTGCATGGAGAGTAG AGTTTGACACCGAAAGCTTCTTCTATCCGCTCATCGCAGCAGACCATCCGACCAAAGACGAGCTGGTTCCTATCTTTTCCTGCTCTCGCTCAGCTAGTAGAAATCTGCAGTACCCCGAGGCGTACGATCACTTCTTTCCGTCCTCTTCGTCGTCTGATGAGTCTTCTGATGAAGAAGATGGCTGCGGTCCTGTGAGGGTGGTGACAAGGTTCAGCCATACGTCGAGCGCATCTCAGATTTCTACAGACATATACGATAATTTCTTCACAGACAGCGACCTCAGACAGAATTTCTTTTGGAAACCCACACTCTCCTTCAGGAATATGGGTTTGAGTAGATCTACAGTCAAGAAGCAGACTCTCTCAAACCCTCTACCTGTGAGGAAAAGTGGCAGATCCCCTGGAATGACGGTTCATCCTATAATTGCTCTGAGAAATCAAGACGTGAGGTTTCCTGATCCACTTCTGGGGCTGCAGCCTCACAGATACGAGGACTTACAGATGGCTGTTTCAAATCCAA GGTTGGATGCCTCCCTGCTGCCtctcagacagtcagacatgTGTCTGGTTTGTATTGCGTTTGCTTCGTGGGTGCTGAAGACGGCAAACCCACAGGTTGGGGATACCTGGAAGGCTG TTCTGCTGGCGAATGTAAGCGCCCTGTCAGCCATCCGATACCTGCGCAAATACGTCAAGATGGAGGCGGCAGCCAGCGAGAAGAAATTGAATTACACCGCCTCATCTGATTCTTGA